The Leifsonia poae region GTGACGGGAACGACACCGACGACGAGCCCCGCGTCGGTGTCGGTGAGAAGGGTCTTGAACACACGTTCGGGCTCGACGCCGAGGGCGGAGGCGGCCTCCAGCCCGAAGGAGGCGACGTTCGGGTCGTGCTCGTAGGCGTGCAGGTCGAACGCGATTCCCGACGCCGTGAGGGCGACGGTCGCGGGTGTGCCGGGGGCCGGTCTCTGTCGCGTCATGCGGGGCGTGGTCAGGCCACGGTCTCGACGCCGGAGGCGGCGTCTGCCGAGGTCGTCGGGAGCACTCGTGGCCCGTCGGCCCGGAAGAGCTGCATCGACGTGCCGCCGACGAGGCGGGATGTTCCGGGTGCGAACTCGGCATCGGTCTCGTCGATCGGCACCTCGGTCGCACTGTCCCACAGCAGTGAGTACGAGACGACGCCGGGGGCGATCGGGAGCGACACCTGCACATCGTCTTCGACGCCGTGCACGATGAGCAGCACCCGGTTGAACTCTTCGCGATCGGGGGTGCTCGCCGCAAGGTACTGCAGCGTGCGGTTCTCCGGCGAGTTCCAGTCCTCGTCGTCCATCAGCGCGCCCGTCGCGTCGAACCAGTCCATGTGGCTGGCGTTCGGCGTCGTCTGGCCGAGCACCGCATACCGGCTCGGACGGAGTGCCGGGTTCGTGCGCCGGAGGTCGAGCAGTCGTTTCGTGGTCTGAAGGAGTTCCCGCTGCTCGCGCGTGTGCAGCCAGCTCACCCAGGTGAGCTCGCTGTCCTGGCAGTACGCATTGTTGTTGCCGCGCTGGCTGCGGCCGAACTCGTCGCCGGCGGTGATCATGGGGATGCCGGAGGACAGGAGCAGCGTGCCCATCAGATTGCGGATCGTCTTGTGGCGCTCCAGGAGCACGGCCTCGTCGGTCGTCGCCCCCTCGACACCGTGATTGAACGAGCGGTTGTTATCGGTTCCGTCGCGATTGTTCTCGCCGTTGCCGAGGTTGTGTTTCACGTCGTAGGCGGTGAGGTCGGCCATCGTGAAGCCGTCGTGCGCCGTGACGAAGTTGACGGATGCGAGCGGGCCGCGCTCGGGCGAGAAGGTGTTCGACGAACCGGCGAGCCGCGTGGCGAAGCCGCCGATGCCGATGGGGGCCTCGCCGTGCGCACGAGCCTCTTTGATGTCGGCGAGCCAGAAGTTGCGCACCCGGTCGCGGTAGCGGTCGTTCCATTCGGAGAAGCCGTCGGGGAAGTTGCCGGTCTGCCACCCGCCCATCCCCACATCCCAAGGCTCGGCGATCATCTTGACCCCGGCGAGTCGAGGGTCGTGCAGGATCGCCTGCAGCAGGGGATGCTCGGGGGTGTACTCGACGGAGGCATCGCGCCCCAGGGTCGCGGCGAGGTCGAATCGGAATCCGTCGATCTGCACCTCGTTCGCCCAGTACCGCAGCGAGTCGAGCACCAGGCGAACCGGGACGTCCTTTCCGACGTCGACCGTGTTGCCGCATCCGGTGACGTCGATGTACGCGCCGTTCGCATCCTGGCGATAGTAGGTCGCGTTGTCGATGCCCCGGAAGCTCGTCCGTGGCCCGCCGATGCCCTCTTCGGCCGTGTGGTTGTAGACGACGTCGAGGATCACCTCGATGCCGGCCTGGTGCAGCAGCTTGACCATTCCCTTGAACTCGGCGAGCACCGTCTCGGGCCCGCCCGCTTGCGCGGAGCGGGAGGCGTACGGTGCGTGCGGGGAGAAGAAGTTGAGGGTGTTGTAGCCCCAGTAGTTGGTCAGGCCCTGCTGGATGAGCCGCTGCTCCGAGACGAAGGCGTGCACCGGCAGCAGCTCGACCGCGGTGACGCCGAGATCGGTGAGATAGCCGATCGTGGATTCGTGGGCGAGCCCGGCGTAGGTGCCGCGCAGATCTTCCGGAACAGCCGGATTGAGCTTGCTGATGCCTTTCACATGCGCTTCGTAGATCACCGTGTGGTCGAGCGGCGTGCCGGGTTTGGTGACGTCACCCCAGTCGAAACCGTCAGCGACGACACAGCCGCGCCACTCGTTCGGGCCGACCCGGACGAGACCGCGCGCGTAGGGGTCGAGCAGCAGAGTCTCCGGGTTGAAGACGTTGGTGGGGGATGCGGGCCCGGAGACGCGGATCGCGTAGCGAGTGCCGACGGTGAGCGTGCGCGAGCGACCCACCCACACATTGTTCGGGTCTTTCGCCATCGTCACGGTCTTGACGAGCCAGTTCGGGTCTTTGTCGTCGAAGATGCACAGTTCCATCGAGTCGGCGTTCTCCGAGTAGACCCGGAGCTCACCGCCGTTCGGTCCGAGACGAACGCCCAGATTGCGCAGAGGATCGGCGGAGGTCATGCGATCTAGAGTAGTGACTGCGCAGCGCGCCGAGCGTCGAGGAGGGAAAGTGCCGATCTATCTGGATCACGCGGCCACGACGCCGATGCGGCCGGAGGCCATCGCCGCCTACGCGGAGGCGATGGGGGTGGTGGGCAATCCCTCGTCGATCCACAGTCAGGGTCAGCAGGCCAAACGGATGCTCGAGGAGGCGCGCGAGGTCGTCGCGACGACGCTCGGCTGCGACCCGATCGAGGTCGTCTTCACGTCCGGTGGAACCGAGGCGGTGAACCTGGCCATCAAGGGGATCTTCTGGGCGCGCAACGGGGGAGGCCGGCCGCGGCCGCGCATCCTGGCGCCCGGTGGCGAGCACCATGCGACCATGGACACCCTCGAATGGCTCGCGGGCGCGGAGGGCGCGCAGCCGGAGTGGTTGCCCCTCGATCGTGACGGTGTTGTCCGGCTCGACGCGGCGGCGGCGGCTTTCGCGGTTGAACCCGCACGGATCGCCTTGACGACGGCCCTCTGGGTCAACAACGAGGTCGGGACCATCGAGCCGGTGGGGGAACTCGCCGCCCTCGCTTCGGCGGCCGAGGTTCCGGTGCATCTGGATGCGGTGGCCGCCTACGGGCATCTGCCGATCGACTTCGCCGCGCTCACCTCGCAGGGCGTCCGAGCGCTGAGCGTCTCGGCGCACAAGATCGGTGGACCGGTCGGTATCGGCGCACTGGTGCTGAGCCGAGCCGAGAGCGTGGTTCCGCTCGTCCACGGCGGTGGGCAGCAACGTCAGGTGCGCAGTGGCACGCAGGACGTGGCCGCAGCGGTCTCGTTCGCCACGGCCGCACGGCTGGCTTCCCGAGATCTCGAGGCGGAGGGCGCGCGCGTGACCGCGTTGCGCGACCGTCTCATCCGCGGTGTTCTGAGCGCGGTTCCTGAGGCCGTTCTGAGCGGACTTCCTGCGGGCGATCCGGGGCGCGTGGCGTCCAACGCCCACTTCACGTTCCCCGGTGCGCAGGGTGATTCACTGCTTTTCCTGCTCGACCTCGCCGGCATCTCGGTCTCCACCGGATCGGCCTGCCAGGCGGGCATCCCGGAGCCGTCGCATGTGCTCATCGCGATGGGCCGCGCCGAGACGGATGCCCGCAGCGCACTTCGGGTGAGCCTCGGTCGCACGACCACGGATGGCGATGTCGATGCGCTCATCGCCGCCCTGCCGTCCGCGTTCGCCCAAGCCACCCGGGCCGGCCTTGCGGAACGCGCAACCCGTCTCGGCCGGTGACTGCGGTGACCGCCGTCACGACCTGAACTCAGGTCTTGCCGCGCATGTTCGGGCGCGCCGACGTAGACTTTTCGGGTGAAGGTACTTGCAGCGATGAGTGGAGGGGTCGACTCCGCCGTGGCGGCGGCCCGGGCGGTCGACGCCGGACATGACGTGGTCGGTGTGCACCTGGCCCTCAGCCGGATGCCCGGAACCCTGCGCACGGGTAGCCGCGGCTGTTGCACGATCGAGGATTCGATGGATGCCCAGCGGGCCGCGAACATCATCGGCATCCCCTACTACGTGTGGGACTTCTCCGAACGGTTCAAGCTCGATGTGGTGGACGACTTCATCGCCGAGTACTCCGCTGGCCGAACCCCCAACCCGTGCATGCGCTGCAACGAGAAGATCAAGTTCGCGGCCCTGCTGGAGAAGGCGATCGATCTCGGCTTCGACGCAGTGTGCACCGGCCACTACGCGACGGTGCTCACCGATGCCGATGGCAACCGTGAACTGCACCGGGCGAGCGCCTGGGCGAAAGACCAGTCGTACGTGCTCGGCGTCCTGACGGCCGACCAGCTGGCGCACTCGATGTTCCCGCTCGGCGCGACGCCGTCTAAGGCCGAGGTGCGCGCCGAGGCCGCCGAACGCGGATTCAGCGTGGCGAACAAGCCCGACTCCCACGACATCTGCTTCATCCCGGACGGCGACACCCGCGGTTGGCTGGCCGAGCGGGTGGGTGCCGAGACCGGCGACATCCTCGATCGCGAGGGCAACCGTCTCGGCAGCCACGAGGGCGCGCACGCCTTCACCGTCGGGCAGCGCAAAGGCCTCAACATCGGATATCCCTCGGACGACGGCAGACCGCGGTTCGTGCTCGAGGTTCGACCGAAGGACAACACCGTCGTGGTCGGTCCCAAGGAGGCGCTCGACATCGCCGAGATCGCCGGCACCCGCTTCACCTGGGCGGGCCTCGCGCCCGAGCAGCCGCGCATCCCGTTCGACTGCGATGTGCAGATCCGCGCCCACGCCGATCCGGTGGCTGCGGTCGCCGTGGTGGCGCCGAACGTCGACGGAGTAGATGAGCTCGTGGTGACGCCGCGGGAGCCGCTGAACGGCGTCGCCCCCGGGCAGACCGCGGTCGTCTACGTGGGAACGCGCGTGCTCGGCCAGGCGACCATCGCGCGCACGGTCTCCGCCGTCCCCGTCGGCTAGCCGGGACCGGGCCTCCGACGTCGGTCGTGGCGGATATTCTGACATCGTGGCCATCGAGACGAGCACGAATGAACTCAGCAGCGCACGCGCCGAGGCGCAGGAGCTGACGACCCGCATCCTCGAACTCCGCGATGCGTACTACGAGCGCGACACCGTTCTCGTCAGCGACCAGGAGTATGACGGCATGCTGCACCGGCTCGAGGAGCTGGAGCGCCTGTACCCCGAATTGCAGAGCCAAGACAGCCCCACCCAGACCGTCGGCGGACGGGCGCAGACCACACTGTTCGATCCGGTGGAGCACGCCGAGCGGATGCTGAGCCTCGACAACGTCTTCTCGATCGACGAGTTCGAGGCCTGGGCGGCCAAGGTCGAACGTGACGCCGGCCGCACGGTCGACTACCTGTGCGAGCTGAAGATCGACGGTCTTGCCATCAACCTGCGCTATGAGAACGGTGTCCTGGTCTCGGCGGCGACCCGTGGCGACGGCGTCGTCGGCGAAGACGTGACCGGGAACATCCGGTTCATCCCGGTGATCCCGACCAGACTCGCGGGCGCCGGTCATCCACCGCTGGTCGAGGTGCGCGGGGAGGTCTTCTTCCCGGTCGCGGAGTTTCAGGCGCTCAACGCCGCCCAGCTGGAGCTCGGCGAGAAGGTGTTCGCGAACGCCAGGAACGCCGCGAGCGGCTCGCTGCGGCAGAAAGCTGAGAAGAAGTCCCCGGCGCAGCTGGAGCTGATGCGGGCCAGGCTGAATCGACTGCACATGCTGGTGCACGGCATCGGCGCCTGGGCGCATCCTCCGGTCGACAGCCAGTCGAAAACCTACGACCTGCTGAGGGAATGGGGGCTGCCGACATCGACGCACTACCGTGTCGTCGACACGGCGAAGAAGGCGGCAGAGTTCATCGAGTACTTCGGTGAGCATCGCGACAGCGTCGAGCACGAGATCGACGGCATCGTCATCAAGGTCGACGAGCTTGCGCTGCACGACGAGCTCGGTGCGACTAGCCGTGCCCCGCGCTGGGCGATCGCCTACAAGTATCCGCCCGAGCAGGTCAACACCAAACTGCTGGACATCGTCGTCAGCGTCGGCCGCACCGGACGGGCGACACCGTTCGCAGTGATGGAGAAGGTGCGCGTCGCCGGGTCCGAGGTGCGTCAGGCGACGCTCCACAACCAGGATGTCGTGAAGGCCAAGGGGGTGCTCATCGGTGACACCGTCGTGCTCCGCAAGGCCGGAGATGTGATTCCCGAGGTGCTCGGTCCGGTCGTCGAGCTGCGCGACGGCACCGAACGGGAGTTCGTCATGCCGGAGAACTGTCCGGAGTGCGGCACGAGGCTCGCACCCGCGAAAGAGGGCGACATCGACCTGCGTTGCCCGAACGCGGAGTTCTGTCCGGCGCAGGTGCGCGGCCGTGTCGAGCACATCGGCTCCCGGGGCGCGCTCGACATCGAGGCGCTCGGCGAAGTGGCGGCGGCGGCGCTCACGCAACCCCTGCATCCGTCGACGCCCCCGCTGCCCACAGAAGCCGGGATGTTCGGTCTGCGGATGGCCGACCTGTTCCCGATCGAGGTCGTCGTGCGCGATTCCGAGACCGGGCTGCCCAAGCTCACCGACGCCGGGGAAGAGAAGACCGACACTCCGTTCCGGCGGCGACGGCAGAAGAAAGACGGTCCGTTCGACCCGGGGACCACCGAGTTCGACGGAGACGCCGACGCCGTACCGTCGAAGAACGCCGTCGAACTGCTGGCCAATCTCGCCGCTGCCCGCGTCAAGCCGCTCTGGCGTCTCCTCGTCGCCCTCAACATCCGCCATGTCGGGCCGGTCGCGGCGCGCGCCCTCGCCACACATTTCGGATCCCTCGACGCGATTCGCGGCGCGACAAGAGAAGACCTCGCTGCGGTCGACGGCGTCGGCGGGATCATCGCCGACGCGGTGCTCGCCTGGTTCGAGGTCGACTGGCATCGGGAGATCGTGGAGCGTTGGACCGCCGACGGCGTGCAGTTCACGACTCCCGGGCATGCGGGGCCGGGCGCGGCAGAGGATGTCGGGGGTGCTCTGGCCGGCCTCACGGTCGTGGCGACGGGATCCCTGGAGGGCTTCACCCGTGAGGGTGCCCAGGAGGCGATCATCGCCGCGGGCGGGAAAGCGGCGTCGAGCGTCTCCAAGAAGACGGATTTCGTGGCGGCCGGTCCAGGTGCGGGGTCGAAGCTGGCCAAGGCGGAGGAACTCGGCCTTCGAATCCTGGATGCCGACGGATTCCGGCGGCTGCTGGAGGGTGGACCTGACGCTGTGTGACCACGGAAAGTCCGGCGGATGGCGTGTCTACTCCTGAACAGGGGGTAGAACGAACGGCCTTTCCCTCGTGTGATAGCGATAGCATCGGAGGGTGCGCTCGCCCGGGGCGCACTGCAAGGGCTTAGCTCGTCGCTCTCGGAGGGACCCGGACGGAGTGCTGGTCGGCTTTGCAGCTATCGTCACCATAACCTCGGTCGTCGCAGGGATGACCGGGGTCGCAGTGCTGCCCGCCGACGCCGCACCGGCCGCCCCTTATGCTGCCGTCGGTGACGCCCCCGCCGGAAGCGGCGCCTCGAACATCGTGTCGGGCTCTGTGCTCGGAACGCTCAACCGGGTGAGCGCCTCAGCGCTTCCCGCCTTCGTGGATGCGCACCGTGCCGACCTCGACCGGTTGCTGGTGAACCCGCCCCAGGCGAGCGATGTGAGCGGTCTCTGGAAGCTGCTCGACCCGGTGAAGCAGGCGGCTCTCCTGAATGCGTCACCGCATGTCGTCGGAAACCTGGAGGGGATCCCCTACACGGTGCGGGGCCGCGCGAACGCGCTCGACCTCAGCCGCACGATCGCCGACACGACGACGCAGCTGGCCACGGAGAACGGCAAGGCCGTGCGCATCGAGTTGCAGCGCAAATTGACGACGCTCGGAAACGTGAAGAAGGCGTTGACCGCCGAAGACGGGGTGAAGCGCACCCTGATCACCCTCGACACCTCCGACGACGCCAAGGCGTCGATCGTGATCGGCGACCTCTCGACAGCGCACTACGTGAACTTCCTGGTCCCCGGCATGTACATGTCGGTGGGGGAGCAGATCGTCGACTGGGCGAACACGGCGCAGAACCTCTATGACCAGCAGACCGACTGGCTTCGGCGCATCCTCGGGCCTCGCGGCGGACAGGGGACGCCCGGGGTGGCCACCGTGGCGTGGATCGGCTACCAGACGCCGGTGCTCATGAACATCGGAGGCATATCGCTCGCCGAACAAGGTGCGGACAGCCTGGAGCGCAGCCTGGAAGGGTTGCAGGCACTGCGGCAGGCGAACCCGCCCTATCTCAGCTTGTTCGCCCACTCCTACGGTTCCACCGCGGCCCTGCTCGCACTCGAAAGGCATACGGTGACGGTGGACGCGCTCGCCCTACTCGGCTCGCCCGGCAGTGACGCCCAGTCGGTCGCCGCTCTCAGCGTGCACAACGGAAACGTGTTCGTCGGTCAGGCCACCCTCGATCCGATCGTGCACAGCGCCTTCTTCGGCAGCGATCCGGGCTCGCCCTCGTACGGCGCGCAACCCATGGGGGTCGACGGCGGTGTCGACCCGGTCACGCATCGGAGTCTGAGCGGGTCGTCCGGACACAACGAGTATTTCGCGGCGGGGAGCGAGAGCATGCGCAACCTCGCGCTGATCGGCATCGACAAGGGCAGCATGGTCATGGGCGGCAGCGGCGGCGGCGACGACGGAGCTCCTCCGGTGGTGCAGACGGCCTCGGGGCACTGACTGAACGACTCCGCCCGCCATAATGGGAGGCGATGAGTGCGCACGATGACCCGACGCCGGCGGAACCCGAACGCCGTCCGGGTGCGTCCCGCCGTGAGTTCCTGAAACGAGCCGGTTTCGTGGCGGCCGGCGCAGCGGTCGGAGGCGTGGCAGGCGGTGCCATCGGTGCATCCATCGGGTCGCAGCAGGCCGAGCACGAGACCGGCGAAGAATACCCTCCATTGCCCCCACGGTCGTCTCCGGGTTTCGACCATCTCGTGGTTCTCATGTTCGAGAACCGGTCGTTCGACAATCTGCTCGGCTATCTGTACGACCAGGCGTCGCTGCCGAAGGGAAAGCGGTTCGACGGTCTCGCGTTCGGTGATCACAGCAACCCGGATCCGGCGGGTGGAACGATCCCCGCGCATCCCTACGAGGGAACGACGGACTTCGTGATGCGGCAGCCGTCGCCCGACCCGGGCGAGGTCTACCCGCATGTCAACACACAGCTCTTCAGCGTCATCGACCCTCCAAGCAATGCCGATGTGCGGTTGCGCGACCTTCAGCCGCCGTACAACGCGCCTCCGCCGGGGCGGAAGCCGGACCTTCAGGGGTTCGTGCGCGACTACCTGGGCGTCCTCCGACGCGACAACCCGGACCGCGAACCGGTGCTGGACGAGTACCGCCGCATCATGGGAGCCTTCACGCCCGAGATGCTGCCGGTGTTCTCCACCCTGGCGCGGTCGTTCGCCGTCTACGACCAATGGCATTGCGCCGTGCCCTCGCAGACGTTCTGCAATCGTTCCTTCTTCCATGCCTCCACCTCGCACGGGTACGTGGTGAATGGGGGAGCCGAGGGGCTTCGCAAGTGGTTCGATCCTCGCAACGACGCGCCGACGATCTTCAACCGCCTGGAGGAGGCGGGTCTGAGCTGGCGGATCTACTTCGACGACCGGCAGCTCATCTCGCTGACCGGGTTCATCCACGCTCCGGTGCTCGAACCGTATTGGCGCAGCAATCATTTCCGCACGATGACCCAGTTCTACGAGGATGTAGAGAAGGGAGAGCTGCCCGACTACGCCTTCGTCGAACCCCGGCTGCTCTACGACCACAACGATATGCATCCGCCGGGTGGCCCGGTGCGGGCGGCCGACATCGACGGTGAGGTGATCGTGGGCGGCGCCATCTCGGATGTGCGTGCGGGCGATCTGCTGCTGCACCAGATCTATTCGGCGATCCGATCGTCGCGCAGCGCGACCGGCTCGAACGCGATGAACACCATGTTCCTGGTCACTTTCGACGAGCACGGCGGAACGTACGACCATGTCGCGCCCGGCCCGGCGGTGCCACCGGGTGATGGGGCCCCTGGCGAGATGGGATTCGCCTTCGACCGGCTTGGCGTTCGCGTGCCCGCCATCGCGATTTCGGCGTACACCGCACGGAACACGATCATCCACGACCGGATGCACCACGGCTCGGTGATCAGCACGCTGACGCGGAAGCACGGCCTGCGTCACCTCACGGAGCGCGATCGCGACGCTCCGACAATCGACAACGCCGTGAACCGCTCGACGGCCCGGCAACCGGGCACCTGGCCGGACACGCATCCGCAGTACCTTCCGGCGAATCCCGAGGCTCAGGCGCCGGCGCCGGGGGAGGAGGACCGTCCGCTCAGCCCGCCAGGCGCCGGCCTGATGGGGCTTCTGGTCGCCCAATACGGTCGGCCGGGGGAGCCTGTGCCGCGAACCTACCGTGAGGCCTACGATCTGGTGCAGCGGGAAGGGGTCGGCCTGTTCGGTGCGCCCGAATAGAATTGATCCATCCACCCATCGACGCCACCACGGAGACGCATGTCCGAAATTAGCGCAGAACAGGTCGCTCACCTGGCGAGTCTCGCCAGGATCGACCTGAGCCACGAAGAGATCCAGAGTCTCGCGAACGAGCTGGGCCAGATCGTCGAGGCGGTCGCCAAAGTGACCGAGGTGGCCGGTCCGGATGTTCCGGCCACCAGCCACCCGCTGCCGCTGGCGAATGTCTTCCGCCCCGACGCCGTCGTGCCCTCCCTCACGGTGGAGCAGGCGCTCTCGGGGGCTCCCGACCGTGACGGCGACCGGTTCAAGGTCGCCCCCATCCTGAACGAAGAGTAGAGGTTCGCCGACGTGACTGATCTGACCAGGCTTTCGGCCGCCGCCCTCGCCGAGCGGCTCGCCGCCGGCGAGGTGTCGAGTGTGGAGCTGACGCGCGCCCACCTCGACCGCATCCAGGCCGTGGATGCCGATGTGCACGCCTTCCTGCATGTGGCCGGAGAGAAGGCGCTCGCCACCGCCGCTGCCATCGATACGCGACGCGTAGCCGGCGAGAAGCTCTCGCCGCTGGCGGGCGTTCCCATCGCCATCAAGGATGTTCTGGCCACCAACGACATGCCGTCGACGTCCGGGTCGAAGATTCTCGAAGGCTGGGTGCCGCCCTACGACGCGACCGTCGTGCGCAAGCTGCGCGAGGCCGACCTCGTTCCCCTCGGCAAGACGAACATGGACGAGTTCGCGATGGGATCCTCGACCGAGCACTCGGCCTACGGCCCCACGCGCAACCCGTGGGATCTGGAGCGCATCCCGGGTGGGTCCGGCGGCGGGTCGGCCGCAGCCGTGGCGGCCTTCGAGGCGCCGCTCGCGCTCGGCAGCGACACCGGCGGCTCGATCCGTCAGCCGGCCGCGGTCACCGGTTCGGTCGGCGTCAAGCCGACCTACGGCGGCGTCAGCCGGTACGGCGCGATCGCTTTGGCGAGCTCGCTCGACCAGGTCGGGCCGGTGTCGCGCTCAGTGCTCGATGCCGGTCTGCTGCACGATGTCATCGGCGGGCATGATCCGCTCGACTCCACTTCGCTCGCGGACAGCTGGCCGTCCATGGCCGCCGCCGCCCGGGCGGGACGGGCCGACGGTGCCCTCAAAGGTGTGCGGATCGGGGTGATCAAGGAGCTCGCCGGCGAAGGCTTCCAGGCGGGCGTCAAGCAGCGCTTCGACGAGGCGCTCGCCCTTCTGGAGAGCGCCGGCGCCGAGATCGTCGAGGTGAGCGCGCCCAGCTTCGAGTACGCAGTCGCCGCCTACTACCTCATCCTCCCGGCCGAAGCGTCGAGCAACCTCGCGCGTTTCGACTCGGTGCGGTTCGGCCTGAGGGTCGACCCCGCGAGCGGTCCGGTCACCGTCGAGAACGTGATGGCCGCCACCCGCGATGCCGGGTTCGGACCCGAGGTCAAGCGCCGCATCATCCTCGGCACCTATGCGCTCAGCGCAGGCTACTACGACGCCTACTACGGCAGTGCCCAGAAGGTGCGCACACTCATTCAGCGCGACTTCGCCGTCGCCTTCGAGAAGGTGGATGTGCTGGTCAGCCCGAGCGCGCCGACCACCGCGTTCAAATTCGGCGAGAAGCTGGCGGACCCGATGGCGATGTACCTCAACGACATCACCACCATCCCCGCCAACCTCGCGGGTGTTCCCGGTATGGGTCTGCCGATCGGGCTCGCCCCGGAAGACGGCCTTCCGGTCGGTCTGCAGCTGATGACCCCGGCCCGCGCCGATGCGCGGCTGTACACGATCGGTGCTGCGCTCGAACAGCTCCTGGAGCAGAAATGGGGTCGCACCCTGCTGAGTCAGGCGCCCGATCTGAGCGCCACCGAGATGTTCGCGAGCGAAGAGGGAGCCGTCTGATGGCCAAAGCAGAACTGATGGACTTCGACAAGGCCCTGGAACTGTTCGAGCCGGTGCTCGGCTTCGAGGTGCACGTCGAGCTCAACACGAAGACGAAGATGTTCTGCGGCTGCGCCAACGAGTTCGGCTCCGGTGCCAACACGAACACCTGTCCGACCTGCCTGGGGCTGCCCGGCGGTCTGCCGCAGGTCAACGAGAAGGCCATCGAGTCGAGTATCCGCCTGGGCCTCGCGCTCGGGTGCGAGATCGCCGAGACGAGCCGGTTCGCCCGCAAGAACTACTTCTACCCGGACACGGCGAAGAACTTCCAGACCTCGCAGTACGACGAGCCGATCGCCTTCGAGGGCACGGTGACGATCGAGCTGGAGAGCGGCCGAGAGGTCGTCGTCGACATCGAGCGCGCTCACATGGAAGAGGACGCGGGCAAGCTCACCCACATCGGTGGCGCGACCGGCCGCATCCAGGGCGCCGACTATTCGCTCGTCGACTACAACCGCGGCGGCGTTCCCCTCGTGGAGATCGTCACCAAGATGATCGAGGGTGCCGAGGCGGACGCTCCCGAAATCGGCCGCACCTATGTGCGTGCGATCCGCGACATCGTCAAGGCGCTCGGCGTCTCGAACGCCCGCATGGAAGAGGGGAATGTGCGCTGCGATGCGAACGTGTCGCTGCGCCCCCGCGGCTCCGGAACGCTCGGGACCC contains the following coding sequences:
- a CDS encoding alkaline phosphatase family protein, which encodes MSAHDDPTPAEPERRPGASRREFLKRAGFVAAGAAVGGVAGGAIGASIGSQQAEHETGEEYPPLPPRSSPGFDHLVVLMFENRSFDNLLGYLYDQASLPKGKRFDGLAFGDHSNPDPAGGTIPAHPYEGTTDFVMRQPSPDPGEVYPHVNTQLFSVIDPPSNADVRLRDLQPPYNAPPPGRKPDLQGFVRDYLGVLRRDNPDREPVLDEYRRIMGAFTPEMLPVFSTLARSFAVYDQWHCAVPSQTFCNRSFFHASTSHGYVVNGGAEGLRKWFDPRNDAPTIFNRLEEAGLSWRIYFDDRQLISLTGFIHAPVLEPYWRSNHFRTMTQFYEDVEKGELPDYAFVEPRLLYDHNDMHPPGGPVRAADIDGEVIVGGAISDVRAGDLLLHQIYSAIRSSRSATGSNAMNTMFLVTFDEHGGTYDHVAPGPAVPPGDGAPGEMGFAFDRLGVRVPAIAISAYTARNTIIHDRMHHGSVISTLTRKHGLRHLTERDRDAPTIDNAVNRSTARQPGTWPDTHPQYLPANPEAQAPAPGEEDRPLSPPGAGLMGLLVAQYGRPGEPVPRTYREAYDLVQREGVGLFGAPE
- the gatC gene encoding Asp-tRNA(Asn)/Glu-tRNA(Gln) amidotransferase subunit GatC; this encodes MSEISAEQVAHLASLARIDLSHEEIQSLANELGQIVEAVAKVTEVAGPDVPATSHPLPLANVFRPDAVVPSLTVEQALSGAPDRDGDRFKVAPILNEE
- the gatA gene encoding Asp-tRNA(Asn)/Glu-tRNA(Gln) amidotransferase subunit GatA is translated as MTDLTRLSAAALAERLAAGEVSSVELTRAHLDRIQAVDADVHAFLHVAGEKALATAAAIDTRRVAGEKLSPLAGVPIAIKDVLATNDMPSTSGSKILEGWVPPYDATVVRKLREADLVPLGKTNMDEFAMGSSTEHSAYGPTRNPWDLERIPGGSGGGSAAAVAAFEAPLALGSDTGGSIRQPAAVTGSVGVKPTYGGVSRYGAIALASSLDQVGPVSRSVLDAGLLHDVIGGHDPLDSTSLADSWPSMAAAARAGRADGALKGVRIGVIKELAGEGFQAGVKQRFDEALALLESAGAEIVEVSAPSFEYAVAAYYLILPAEASSNLARFDSVRFGLRVDPASGPVTVENVMAATRDAGFGPEVKRRIILGTYALSAGYYDAYYGSAQKVRTLIQRDFAVAFEKVDVLVSPSAPTTAFKFGEKLADPMAMYLNDITTIPANLAGVPGMGLPIGLAPEDGLPVGLQLMTPARADARLYTIGAALEQLLEQKWGRTLLSQAPDLSATEMFASEEGAV